Proteins found in one Kamptonema formosum PCC 6407 genomic segment:
- a CDS encoding DUF6753 family protein, with product MEVLIQESPKPEDFELAFNRWVGRINKTLASYERVAVEKQEGQIAEAVNSLVRQTELRRVATSAGSLVVAAGILLTTLGIGALMGWMGLLWSQGGFAPGEAVHLTQEQAEALRWATSAEGKLARNLMKWNSGKLIDKSCTQDVALEGSSVIFDGRRTSYGFCLVWIEPPEKRKFKY from the coding sequence TTGGAAGTATTGATTCAAGAGAGTCCTAAACCGGAGGATTTTGAGTTAGCATTCAATCGGTGGGTGGGGCGGATTAATAAGACTTTGGCGAGTTACGAGCGGGTGGCGGTTGAGAAGCAAGAGGGGCAAATTGCTGAGGCTGTGAATTCTCTGGTGCGTCAGACGGAATTGAGGAGGGTGGCGACTTCTGCGGGTTCTTTGGTGGTGGCGGCGGGTATACTGTTGACGACGTTGGGTATAGGTGCTTTGATGGGATGGATGGGTTTACTTTGGTCGCAAGGAGGGTTTGCGCCGGGGGAGGCGGTTCATTTGACTCAGGAGCAGGCGGAGGCTTTGCGGTGGGCGACTAGCGCTGAGGGGAAGTTGGCTCGGAATTTGATGAAGTGGAATAGCGGGAAACTGATCGATAAAAGTTGCACTCAGGATGTAGCTCTTGAGGGTTCTAGTGTAATTTTTGATGGTCGTCGCACTAGCTATGGTTTCTGTCTCGTCTGGATAGAACCGCCAGAAAAACGAAAGTTTAAGTATTGA
- a CDS encoding AAA family ATPase: MPSLFWMICWDYGFFPITSTTEKAIIQSLRQHIIGQKISASDIGMYLEKITVIVGGAKQSFSAHLERIDPPTNFTVDNTTTFHVSSEKDFNKSSLAQGDIIMDPLPTSELDELVTFQITFNPQKLDFYYMEIYKSLVGIAKEEILLEVISLLTPFEKKEKWSQQYYQTVLPALLTTANKAPVIVFGGDPGTGKTALATSMGVALAKKLGEKVHFKHLGLMMRGMGYQGRASSMIVKLFEQVKKEYIKHKEPIILFFDEAEAMVGSREQTDSSSGAQENLAIVDSIIIGVDSLRKGLQARVVALFATNLTGRIDPALLRRSYYYEFKRPDEKARQILLESSLQGMGFNKDDIDRLVEATQPKIINGKEIGFTPSDIVELIISRALNKAIQANQPVSVESLLSFCQETTPTGAFL; encoded by the coding sequence ATGCCATCTTTATTTTGGATGATTTGCTGGGACTATGGCTTTTTTCCAATAACTAGCACAACAGAAAAAGCTATCATTCAATCGCTTCGTCAACACATTATAGGACAAAAAATAAGTGCCAGTGATATAGGAATGTACTTAGAAAAAATCACCGTAATAGTTGGAGGTGCAAAACAAAGCTTTTCTGCACATCTGGAAAGAATCGATCCACCTACCAATTTCACAGTTGACAACACCACTACTTTTCATGTCAGTTCAGAAAAAGATTTTAATAAATCTTCGTTAGCTCAAGGAGATATAATTATGGACCCTTTACCAACTTCCGAATTAGATGAACTTGTTACGTTTCAGATAACATTCAATCCTCAAAAGCTAGATTTTTATTACATGGAAATTTATAAATCGCTAGTTGGGATCGCTAAGGAAGAAATACTTCTAGAAGTGATAAGTTTGTTAACTCCATTTGAAAAAAAAGAGAAGTGGAGTCAGCAATATTATCAAACTGTATTACCTGCACTTCTGACTACTGCAAACAAAGCTCCTGTAATTGTTTTTGGTGGCGATCCTGGCACTGGAAAAACAGCACTAGCAACCAGTATGGGAGTGGCATTAGCGAAAAAGTTAGGTGAGAAAGTTCATTTTAAACACCTGGGGCTGATGATGCGAGGCATGGGATATCAGGGACGAGCTAGTAGCATGATTGTAAAACTATTTGAACAGGTTAAAAAAGAGTATATTAAACATAAAGAACCTATAATTCTTTTTTTTGACGAAGCTGAAGCTATGGTAGGCTCACGCGAACAAACTGATTCAAGTTCGGGAGCGCAAGAGAATTTAGCAATAGTCGATTCAATTATTATTGGTGTAGATAGTTTACGCAAAGGACTACAAGCACGAGTTGTCGCTTTGTTTGCTACAAATTTAACAGGACGGATTGATCCGGCATTATTGCGACGTAGCTACTATTATGAATTCAAGAGACCTGATGAAAAAGCCCGTCAAATATTATTGGAATCATCTTTACAAGGTATGGGATTCAATAAAGATGATATAGATAGGCTAGTAGAAGCTACACAACCCAAAATAATCAATGGTAAAGAAATAGGCTTTACACCTTCTGATATAGTTGAATTAATAATTAGTCGTGCATTAAATAAAGCAATACAAGCTAATCAGCCTGTCAGTGTGGAATCTTTGTTAAGCTTTTGCCAAGAGACAACCCCTACAGGTGCTTTTTTATAG
- a CDS encoding siphovirus Gp157 family protein, with translation MYLAKDLLARYSIQAVELWNQLETAETPEEEEVILKEIWEIQTDQETAADTQAELADQLDAEICAVKARLKHLVELHNQAIERLERWRNNLDKTLLEFHLKGVIPTEIVGHSRHIRLKENPPSCEVLINPCDLPTEYRTEKLVVTPNKRKILADWKRGIPVDGTRIERKLRVEYGIVPSNLTAATEIISNRTTANSQKTHSTTQKTGSKEKAIPKNTDTSNKNVKARVG, from the coding sequence ATGTATTTAGCTAAAGATTTGTTAGCCAGATATTCGATTCAAGCAGTTGAACTCTGGAATCAATTGGAAACTGCTGAAACTCCCGAAGAAGAAGAGGTTATCCTCAAAGAAATTTGGGAAATTCAGACAGACCAGGAAACTGCTGCTGATACGCAAGCCGAACTAGCAGACCAACTAGATGCTGAAATATGTGCAGTCAAAGCACGCTTAAAGCACTTAGTAGAACTGCATAATCAGGCAATTGAACGACTGGAACGGTGGCGCAATAATCTGGATAAAACTCTGCTAGAATTTCACTTAAAGGGAGTAATTCCCACAGAGATTGTCGGCCATTCCCGTCACATTCGACTCAAGGAAAATCCGCCAAGTTGCGAAGTGTTAATCAATCCTTGCGATTTGCCAACAGAGTACCGGACAGAAAAGTTAGTTGTTACACCCAACAAACGCAAAATACTAGCAGATTGGAAACGAGGCATTCCCGTTGATGGTACTCGAATTGAGCGTAAACTCAGAGTTGAATACGGAATCGTGCCATCAAATCTGACCGCTGCCACTGAGATAATTTCTAATCGTACTACTGCCAACTCTCAGAAAACTCATTCTACCACACAGAAGACTGGAAGTAAAGAAAAAGCAATTCCTAAAAACACTGATACTTCTAATAAGAATGTGAAAGCACGAGTCGGTTAG
- a CDS encoding SDR family oxidoreductase: protein MQLVNAIAPFILNSQLKPLLMRSPFERRFIINVSAMEGQFNRDSKTAYHPHTNMAKAALNMMTRTSAMDYTQDNIFMNSVDTGWITDENPYPKKTSIQTKQGFYTPLDIIDGMARIYDPIVQGIENPDTPMFGYFLKDYLPYPW, encoded by the coding sequence GTGCAATTAGTGAATGCGATCGCGCCCTTCATTCTCAATAGCCAACTCAAGCCATTACTGATGCGATCGCCCTTTGAGCGACGCTTTATTATCAATGTATCGGCGATGGAAGGACAATTTAATCGAGATAGCAAAACCGCATACCATCCTCATACCAATATGGCAAAAGCGGCTTTAAATATGATGACTCGAACGTCGGCGATGGATTATACCCAAGACAATATTTTTATGAACAGCGTAGACACGGGTTGGATTACTGATGAAAATCCCTATCCGAAAAAGACATCCATACAAACGAAGCAAGGGTTCTACACTCCCTTGGATATTATTGATGGCATGGCAAGAATTTACGATCCAATTGTTCAGGGAATTGAAAATCCTGACACCCCGATGTTTGGTTATTTTCTCAAAGATTATCTCCCCTATCCCTGGTAG
- a CDS encoding PadR family transcriptional regulator yields MSLAHVILGLLQQQERTGYDLKTQCFDDCIAHLWPADQAQIYRTLEKLEAQGWITCTVEIQHDRPNRKVYQITEAGEAALNQWLGTHQPLPILREPLVVQLYFAAQLPNQAIIHLLEQELAARHEKLAECKAIALLSKDDSKASREQKMQGLVLELVTRREQTYLDWLNEAIETVRSQPE; encoded by the coding sequence ATGTCTCTCGCCCACGTTATTCTCGGTCTGCTTCAGCAACAGGAGCGGACTGGCTACGACCTCAAAACTCAGTGTTTTGACGATTGTATTGCCCACCTGTGGCCAGCAGATCAGGCACAGATTTATCGCACATTGGAAAAACTAGAGGCACAAGGTTGGATTACCTGCACGGTGGAAATTCAGCACGATCGCCCTAATCGCAAGGTTTACCAGATTACAGAAGCAGGTGAAGCGGCATTAAATCAATGGCTTGGGACTCATCAGCCTCTACCAATTCTGCGAGAACCCTTGGTAGTGCAACTCTACTTTGCTGCTCAGCTACCGAATCAGGCGATTATTCATTTGCTAGAGCAAGAGTTGGCAGCGCGGCATGAGAAACTAGCTGAATGCAAGGCGATCGCTCTTCTTTCCAAGGACGATTCCAAAGCATCTCGCGAGCAGAAAATGCAGGGGTTGGTACTGGAGTTGGTAACGCGACGAGAACAGACCTATCTAGATTGGCTCAATGAGGCAATAGAAACAGTCCGAAGCCAGCCCGAATAA
- a CDS encoding ParM/StbA family protein, with protein MSETTIETIWPQAIAAYDYGGSATKILYAGPKNQIRLLCMEPEVVSVPQESVLAYTRDQLGLAEPENTAWVAFRNDYRAVGYLAKERFHANAGLSELKYERALHKTLAGMWAIKEKLNLPAKFTAAIAVLLPPGEYEDRNRFERVLREALADYQTPTGSMSVELLAFNCKPEGGGIYLMHNKKVGSVLKERVCAIAMIGYRNASLLVVQRGDVRPGKTSDLGFIRMVERVVARTSGQTAERLTPAIAAAGSEFKAGSLMRLARSTTKQGRAEEVQQMIAAIKEARPEYVRSLTSWLDENLPLDCDELVFCGGTADYLRRELNEHYDRFPLIWNAEVAMPPILAKKGFENRLNDVYGMFSYFKGSLKKQFNSQVREDAVCGSKDSALKEIVAHG; from the coding sequence ATGAGTGAAACTACTATCGAAACTATCTGGCCTCAAGCGATCGCGGCCTACGATTATGGGGGGTCAGCTACCAAAATTCTCTACGCAGGGCCAAAGAATCAAATTCGACTGCTGTGCATGGAACCGGAGGTCGTATCTGTACCGCAGGAATCAGTTTTGGCTTATACCAGAGACCAGTTGGGGTTAGCTGAGCCTGAGAATACGGCTTGGGTTGCCTTTAGGAATGATTACAGAGCAGTGGGGTATTTGGCGAAAGAGAGGTTTCACGCCAATGCTGGCCTTTCGGAACTCAAGTACGAAAGGGCGCTGCACAAAACTCTGGCTGGGATGTGGGCGATTAAGGAAAAGCTGAATTTGCCTGCAAAATTTACGGCGGCGATCGCCGTGTTGTTGCCACCGGGGGAATATGAAGACCGAAATCGGTTCGAGCGGGTGCTGCGTGAAGCTTTAGCGGATTATCAAACTCCTACAGGCTCAATGAGCGTGGAATTGTTGGCGTTTAACTGCAAGCCAGAGGGGGGTGGCATTTACTTAATGCACAACAAGAAAGTTGGTTCTGTTTTGAAAGAGCGGGTGTGTGCGATCGCGATGATTGGCTACCGCAATGCTAGCCTGCTGGTTGTTCAGCGGGGAGATGTCAGGCCGGGAAAAACGAGCGATTTGGGCTTCATCCGCATGGTGGAGAGGGTGGTAGCTAGGACTTCGGGGCAGACTGCTGAGCGATTGACTCCCGCGATCGCCGCAGCGGGATCTGAGTTTAAGGCAGGTTCTTTGATGCGGTTGGCTCGCAGCACGACTAAGCAAGGGCGGGCGGAAGAAGTACAGCAGATGATAGCAGCAATTAAAGAGGCGCGGCCTGAATATGTGCGGAGTCTCACGAGTTGGTTGGATGAGAATTTGCCGCTGGATTGCGATGAATTGGTGTTCTGTGGTGGGACGGCTGATTATCTCCGTAGGGAGTTAAACGAACATTACGATCGCTTCCCGCTTATTTGGAATGCGGAAGTTGCTATGCCACCTATTTTGGCAAAGAAAGGGTTTGAAAATCGACTCAATGATGTCTATGGGATGTTTTCGTATTTCAAGGGAAGTTTGAAAAAGCAGTTCAATTCTCAGGTAAGGGAAGATGCTGTTTGTGGGTCAAAAGATTCTGCTTTAAAGGAGATAGTGGCTCATGGCTAA
- a CDS encoding pirin family protein yields MTVQTQTLRTIAGIINSVETLEGEGFLVRRPFPKSSFSQFDPFLLLDELGPVNLKPGQAKGAPDHPHRGFETVSYLLDGRFEHNDSEGHKGVLNPGDVQWMTAGAGVVHSEMPESEFTRTGGRLHGIQLWVNLPQRDKMIAPRYQEIEAAQIPVVQSSDRSVTVRVIAGEALGAKAVIETNTPIIYLHFTLQPGASVVQRVPKEYNAFAYLLDGSGLFGTEQERGDDGQMVMFAPDGDEVVITNPADAQQPLDFLLIAGVPLNEPVVRYGPFVMNTEAEIIQAIADYQNGRMGRIHV; encoded by the coding sequence ATGACAGTACAAACTCAAACGCTCCGAACCATTGCCGGAATCATCAATAGCGTTGAAACCTTAGAAGGAGAAGGGTTCCTGGTACGCCGTCCCTTCCCTAAAAGCAGCTTCTCACAGTTTGACCCTTTTCTCCTCCTTGATGAATTGGGCCCGGTTAACCTGAAACCTGGTCAGGCAAAAGGTGCACCCGATCATCCCCATCGGGGTTTTGAAACCGTTAGCTATCTATTGGACGGACGGTTTGAACACAATGATTCTGAGGGACATAAGGGAGTGTTAAATCCGGGCGACGTGCAGTGGATGACGGCCGGGGCAGGAGTGGTGCATTCAGAAATGCCGGAATCAGAGTTTACTCGCACTGGTGGACGGCTACATGGGATTCAACTCTGGGTTAACCTACCGCAACGGGACAAAATGATTGCGCCTCGCTATCAGGAAATAGAGGCGGCTCAAATCCCTGTAGTTCAAAGCTCAGATCGGTCTGTAACAGTACGAGTCATTGCCGGAGAAGCGTTAGGGGCAAAGGCGGTAATTGAAACCAACACGCCGATTATTTATCTGCACTTCACGCTGCAACCAGGCGCATCCGTTGTCCAAAGAGTACCGAAAGAATACAATGCCTTTGCATATCTGCTGGATGGTTCTGGTTTGTTTGGCACCGAACAGGAGCGCGGTGACGATGGGCAAATGGTGATGTTTGCACCAGATGGGGATGAGGTTGTAATTACCAATCCTGCTGATGCTCAACAACCCCTCGATTTCCTACTAATTGCAGGTGTACCGTTGAATGAGCCTGTGGTGCGCTACGGCCCGTTTGTGATGAACACCGAAGCTGAAATTATACAAGCGATCGCAGATTACCAAAATGGAAGGATGGGACGGATTCATGTTTAA
- a CDS encoding pentapeptide repeat-containing protein, with product MAVSIGSVVFYISIALRAIAGDDGLLWLREFALVIAATGGTSFRNADLTDADFTSATLKSTDFRKANLTRTQWYQAKKLDRVLPGTTYLQIAKIRQLLITGQGQAQNFNRQNLRGINLQGANLADASFISADLSSAKLQDADLSRAKLVQTQLDEADLKGATLTGAYIEDWGITSHTKLHGVRCEYVFMREPTKEDPNPHRKPDNWNETFKDGDFGDFIKPIVDTLDLYHNQDVDPRAIAISFKQLAENHPEAELEIVAMEKRGGDKFLLRVATAPDANHSELNAEYFATYNEIKALAEREIKALIEEKDSRISSLENMIATALQRPSFYAETYQHQGDIMTDSSKINVSAGGSVGAVGGGDVSNQGVMNLGTISGNVTNAINQLPDSSKPDKPGIKELLVQLQAAINDPNLADDDKTQVLEQVKVLAEAGQNPNKETAQKQAKRAMGFLKVIAEGLPSAAQLVKTCQDILPAIAHYFGL from the coding sequence ATGGCTGTGAGCATAGGTTCAGTGGTTTTTTACATATCTATAGCTTTGCGAGCTATAGCTGGTGATGATGGGTTGCTCTGGCTTCGAGAATTTGCCCTTGTCATTGCTGCTACAGGCGGCACCAGTTTTCGCAATGCTGACTTAACCGATGCCGACTTCACCTCTGCCACGCTCAAAAGTACAGACTTCAGAAAGGCTAACCTTACCCGTACCCAATGGTACCAAGCCAAAAAGCTCGATCGCGTCCTCCCCGGAACCACTTATCTTCAGATTGCCAAAATACGGCAATTACTGATTACAGGACAGGGACAAGCTCAAAACTTCAACCGCCAAAACCTCCGAGGTATCAACTTACAAGGCGCTAACCTAGCCGATGCCAGCTTCATCTCAGCCGACTTAAGCTCAGCCAAATTGCAAGATGCTGACCTATCGAGAGCAAAATTAGTGCAAACCCAGCTAGACGAGGCAGACTTAAAAGGTGCTACTCTCACGGGAGCTTACATTGAAGACTGGGGCATTACAAGTCATACCAAGCTGCATGGAGTGAGGTGTGAGTATGTCTTTATGCGAGAGCCGACAAAAGAAGACCCCAATCCCCACCGCAAACCTGACAATTGGAACGAAACTTTTAAAGACGGTGACTTCGGCGACTTCATCAAACCCATTGTCGATACTCTCGATCTCTACCACAACCAAGACGTTGACCCCCGCGCCATTGCCATTTCCTTTAAGCAGTTAGCAGAGAACCACCCAGAAGCAGAGCTAGAAATCGTGGCAATGGAGAAACGGGGTGGAGATAAATTTCTGCTCAGGGTTGCAACCGCTCCAGATGCTAATCATTCTGAGCTGAATGCTGAATATTTTGCTACTTACAACGAAATTAAAGCCTTGGCAGAGCGAGAGATAAAAGCATTAATAGAAGAAAAAGATAGCCGAATTAGTAGCTTAGAAAATATGATAGCGACGGCACTACAACGCCCTAGCTTTTATGCAGAAACCTATCAACACCAAGGAGATATCATGACTGACAGCAGCAAAATCAATGTATCGGCTGGCGGCAGTGTTGGCGCAGTCGGTGGTGGCGATGTCAGCAACCAAGGGGTGATGAACCTCGGCACAATTAGCGGTAACGTAACGAATGCCATCAACCAGTTACCCGACTCCTCCAAACCCGATAAACCGGGAATCAAAGAACTACTCGTTCAACTGCAAGCGGCAATTAATGACCCAAACTTAGCCGACGATGACAAAACGCAAGTATTAGAACAGGTAAAAGTCCTGGCAGAAGCTGGACAAAACCCCAACAAGGAAACCGCACAAAAGCAGGCAAAACGGGCAATGGGGTTCTTAAAAGTCATTGCAGAAGGCTTACCCAGTGCTGCACAATTGGTGAAAACCTGTCAAGATATATTACCTGCGATCGCGCATTACTTCGGCTTGTAA
- a CDS encoding ThiF family adenylyltransferase — MIEPRKLNPYQLELVDYKIVKLGDNLPPHSSSMFEYLIGSNGIFAKAVRPGLEVIIPVELFTALIRGLEPIEPLVRLTPGRIPLARSLGKSGKKVQFAIADPDIVEEANISRQAFCDKEIGLSKAQALALRYSIAWGVDATAFVQEFDPKLIRYAYDKLTILVGCVDTAAGRASINQVLELNQFYSRSEIPRVWYLDCGNHAAAGQILLGSSLETDPEFYNFGGLGCARLPSPMLQAPDLLKPKPEELTNNLSCDEMAVLNLQGESVNVRVAAEAADYLYRMSAGNLKRFATYFDLESGTARSVYITQQSVLLPLSCVR, encoded by the coding sequence ATGATTGAACCACGAAAATTGAATCCTTACCAGCTAGAATTGGTCGATTATAAGATTGTCAAACTCGGAGACAATCTGCCGCCTCACTCTAGCAGTATGTTCGAGTACCTGATTGGCAGCAATGGTATCTTTGCTAAAGCAGTTAGACCGGGTTTAGAAGTGATAATTCCGGTGGAACTTTTTACCGCGTTAATCAGAGGATTAGAACCGATTGAGCCTTTGGTCCGATTAACTCCTGGACGAATACCTCTGGCACGGAGTTTGGGCAAGTCGGGGAAGAAGGTGCAATTTGCGATCGCAGATCCCGATATAGTTGAAGAAGCCAACATCAGCAGGCAGGCTTTCTGCGACAAGGAAATCGGACTGTCCAAGGCGCAGGCTCTAGCGTTGCGATACTCTATCGCTTGGGGGGTGGACGCGACGGCTTTCGTGCAGGAATTTGACCCCAAGCTGATTCGCTACGCCTACGACAAGCTGACTATCCTGGTGGGGTGCGTGGATACGGCAGCCGGGAGAGCGTCAATTAACCAGGTTCTTGAGTTAAACCAATTTTACAGCCGTTCTGAGATTCCCCGCGTGTGGTATTTGGATTGCGGAAATCATGCAGCAGCCGGACAAATTTTGCTGGGCAGTTCTTTGGAAACTGACCCGGAGTTCTATAATTTTGGGGGGCTGGGATGTGCTAGGCTGCCATCTCCGATGCTTCAGGCTCCTGACCTTTTGAAACCGAAACCTGAAGAGTTGACAAATAACCTATCTTGTGATGAGATGGCAGTGCTGAACTTGCAGGGCGAGAGCGTGAATGTTCGGGTGGCGGCTGAGGCGGCGGATTACCTGTATCGGATGAGTGCGGGTAATCTCAAACGATTTGCTACCTATTTCGATCTGGAGAGTGGGACGGCGCGATCAGTTTATATTACGCAGCAGTCTGTGCTGCTTCCGCTTTCTTGCGTTCGGTGA
- a CDS encoding P-loop NTPase family protein — translation MASRSRNSKYQVQLTDSVVKQVDEGGDSGMGTANESLNGFKECDLEKVEKSATKIHLIDGEKGGVGKSLFARVLIQYFLDKNFPFFAVDTDRSNPDVSRIYESVDWKY, via the coding sequence ATGGCAAGTAGAAGTAGGAACTCTAAGTATCAAGTTCAGCTAACAGATTCTGTGGTTAAACAGGTTGATGAAGGGGGAGATTCAGGTATGGGTACAGCGAATGAAAGCTTGAATGGTTTCAAAGAGTGCGACTTAGAGAAGGTTGAGAAGTCTGCTACTAAAATTCATCTGATTGATGGAGAGAAAGGTGGGGTTGGTAAAAGTTTATTTGCTAGGGTTTTGATTCAGTATTTCTTGGATAAGAATTTTCCGTTTTTTGCGGTAGACACGGATCGCTCTAATCCTGATGTGTCTCGGATTTATGAGAGTGTAGATTGGAAGTATTGA
- a CDS encoding relaxase/mobilization nuclease domain-containing protein, whose product MIGKQKIGKTFTPLLNYLFSKEGALLIGGNMVGENAQELAAEFLFSKQLNPRVEKPVYHATLSVPSGEYIPDAKWRAIALDYLEGMGLDQNLFAIIRHTDREHDHIHIAASRIKLDEKGTCVSDSWNYLRSEKLIQKLEEKYDLAPASRSFNKERRSPTTGEHRRLARTGEISTREQLQTALDRATTDSPALVLLIDRLSEQGISVKIKPTPTGELGISYKLDNIAFSGTHLGKVYTFKGLQKYRGVSYSPDIDSEVVAQFPTWVSNQILPIVNCKSDGNGNTDSDSTGDTGINSFGNNTLPQNWNINPDIYTQEEENTANISDVEESATDSSNVKSEDVSLDEPLNQETNEPDLTLHWQSVRERLVENACLPSELIDLLHDKGWIDIDGQARAVFTLRTLTGDYMGTCTWESNGTFSIGSNAGISLATA is encoded by the coding sequence ATGATTGGTAAGCAGAAAATCGGTAAAACTTTTACCCCATTGCTCAATTACCTCTTCTCCAAAGAAGGAGCTTTACTGATTGGAGGAAATATGGTAGGAGAAAATGCCCAGGAACTAGCTGCGGAGTTTCTCTTCTCCAAACAACTCAATCCTAGAGTTGAAAAACCAGTTTACCATGCCACCTTAAGCGTACCTTCTGGCGAGTATATCCCCGATGCCAAATGGCGGGCGATCGCTCTTGATTACCTAGAAGGAATGGGACTCGATCAAAACCTATTTGCCATTATCCGCCATACCGACCGCGAACACGACCACATTCATATTGCAGCCAGCCGCATCAAATTGGATGAAAAAGGAACTTGCGTATCCGATAGCTGGAACTATCTACGCAGCGAAAAATTGATTCAAAAATTGGAAGAAAAGTACGACTTGGCACCAGCTTCTCGCAGTTTTAATAAGGAACGTCGTTCTCCCACAACTGGCGAACACCGACGGTTAGCAAGAACCGGGGAAATCAGCACGCGGGAACAACTGCAAACAGCACTAGATCGAGCAACCACTGACAGTCCCGCGCTTGTTCTTTTGATTGACAGGCTCAGCGAACAAGGTATTAGTGTCAAAATAAAACCCACTCCAACTGGTGAATTAGGCATTAGCTACAAATTAGATAATATCGCTTTTAGCGGCACTCATTTAGGCAAAGTTTACACCTTTAAAGGACTTCAAAAATATAGAGGAGTTAGTTATTCTCCTGACATAGATTCGGAAGTTGTTGCACAATTTCCAACTTGGGTCTCTAACCAGATTTTACCAATAGTAAACTGTAAATCTGATGGAAACGGAAACACAGATAGTGACAGCACAGGCGATACTGGCATCAATAGCTTCGGTAACAATACTTTACCCCAAAACTGGAATATTAACCCAGATATTTACACCCAAGAAGAAGAAAACACCGCTAATATTTCCGATGTTGAAGAGAGTGCCACTGATTCTTCAAATGTTAAGTCAGAAGATGTATCCCTGGATGAACCATTAAATCAAGAGACAAACGAACCAGATTTAACTCTTCACTGGCAATCCGTGCGAGAAAGGCTGGTAGAAAATGCCTGCCTCCCCTCCGAATTGATAGACCTGTTACACGATAAAGGGTGGATAGATATAGATGGCCAAGCCCGTGCTGTGTTTACTCTCCGCACGCTTACCGGAGATTATATGGGAACCTGCACTTGGGAGTCTAATGGAACATTTTCCATTGGCAGTAATGCGGGAATATCACTTGCAACTGCTTGA